The Armatimonadota bacterium DNA window GAGAAGTGGCTCACCGAGAACTTCGAATACTTGGTCGGACTTCCCAGGCGAGATCGGGTTTTTCTCAACGTCAACATCCCTGCCATTGAATTCAGCGAGATCAATGGGCACAAGTTCGTTTCGATGGGTCGCAGAGTTTACGAAGACCGTGTCGAGGAACGCTCAGACCCTTGGGGTCGGCAGTACTTTTGGCAAGGCGGTGTGGTCGTGGTCAGAAGCGACGAGCCTGGCACCGATGTTCAAGCAGTTTCAACGGGATATGTCAGCATCACCCCTATTAGCCTGAATTGGAGTGATCAAGCCGCGATCGATGCTTACAACGCGTTATAGATAGTCGTTCTGGATATAGTGCTCGGCGATCTGAATAGCGTTGAGCGCGGCGCCTTTCAAGAGTTGGTCACCACAAATGAACATGCTGATTGCGCTCTTGTGGCTCAGATCGGTGCGAATTCGGCCCACACGAACATCGTTTTGACCCGAAGTTTCGCTTGGCATCGGGAACGTGTTTGAGTCTCGGTCATCAACCAAGACCACTCCCGGCGCGCGGCTGAGCACTTCCCTGACCATTTCTTCGGATGGCGCGACACCATCAAACTCGACCGTAACCGAGAGCGAGTGCGCCCGCAGCACTGGAACTCGGACGCAGGTGACGTTAATTGGCAGTTCGGGCATCGAAAGGATCTTGCGTGCTTCGAGCATCACCTTCCATTCTTCGTCGTTGTATCCGTGCTCGTTGATCGCCGTATTGTGGCTAAACAGGTTGAATGCGTACGGATGGGGCATGATGTTGGGCACGATGGGCTTTCCATCCAAATAGTCTCGCGACTGCGTTTTGAGCTCTTCCATCGCTTGGGCACCTGCTCCGCTGGCCGATTGATAAGTACTGACGATCAGGCGACTAATCTCACCGATCTGGCGCAATGGGTTCACTGCCATCAGTAGGATCGCCGCCGTACAGTTCGGATTTGCAATCAGCTTTTTATCTGGTGACAAAGCATCTGGATTTACTTCTGGGACGCAGAGCGGCACCTCCGGATCCATTCGAAATGCGCTGGAATTGTCTATCACAAGGGCACCGGCAGCAAATGCTTGAGGCACGAATTCACGCGATGGGCCCGAGCCTGCAGAAAAGAACGCGATGTCGCATCCTGCGAAAGACTCTGGCGTTGCGACTTCTAATGTGACCCGATGATCTTTGAACTTCACCGTACTTCCCGCGCTGCGCTGACTCGCGAACAATGACAGTGAATTTACTGGGAACTTGCGATCGATTATCAATCGTAAAAGTTCTTGACCAACTGCGCCAGTTGCTCCAAAAATTGCGATTTTTCGATCAGAAGTGTGCATACTTAGAGGAAGTTTACTTGGATTCAACGAATCTTAAAGTGAGGACGCTTGCATACATTCTGTGAAGTTTTTCGTCTGTAAGTGTAGGAATCGGTTAATGTATTTGTGCGAGGTTCGCAATTTGTTTTATGAACACGAGATTGTCATCATCCATTCGGGTCGAAGCTGGGCTACGAGAAGTCGACACCAAATCGCTCTACGAGGGCGACCTTATTCGGGTCGAAGAAATTGAAATTTCTCCTGGTGAAGCTGAGAAATTCAAGCTGAATTTCATTCCAGATCATGTTTCCCTGATCGCCAACATGTCGGCACCTCTTCTGTGCCTCCGGCCCTCATTTCACGGATTTGAAATCCTTCCCGAGTTCAACTTCGCTGTTGTGAGTCCTCGGAGGCAGATAAGTGGCTGCTTGAGCCGAAATGCTGCCAAATTGATCGTGGTTTCTTGGCCTGGGCATGCGTTAGATACCATTTCGAAGTGGAAAGCAAAGGTTTTCGCTACAGAATGCTCTGATCGCTCATTTGCCCTCGGATGCGATTGCACCAGGCAGTATGGTTGCGCCAACCGCGAACTGTTTCAGCTCATAAGTAGCGTTGATAGTGCAACGGAAGGGAGGGTGTTTTCAACAGCTCTCTCACAACTTGTTAATGTCATTGAAGCACCCAAGTTCAGCCGACTAACGATGGTTCCGCCTGAAGCGTCTGAGGGATTACGGCGACTTGCTACCGAAGTGAGAGAAG harbors:
- a CDS encoding aspartate-semialdehyde dehydrogenase, translating into MHTSDRKIAIFGATGAVGQELLRLIIDRKFPVNSLSLFASQRSAGSTVKFKDHRVTLEVATPESFAGCDIAFFSAGSGPSREFVPQAFAAGALVIDNSSAFRMDPEVPLCVPEVNPDALSPDKKLIANPNCTAAILLMAVNPLRQIGEISRLIVSTYQSASGAGAQAMEELKTQSRDYLDGKPIVPNIMPHPYAFNLFSHNTAINEHGYNDEEWKVMLEARKILSMPELPINVTCVRVPVLRAHSLSVTVEFDGVAPSEEMVREVLSRAPGVVLVDDRDSNTFPMPSETSGQNDVRVGRIRTDLSHKSAISMFICGDQLLKGAALNAIQIAEHYIQNDYL
- a CDS encoding helix-turn-helix transcriptional regulator, with the protein product MNTRLSSSIRVEAGLREVDTKSLYEGDLIRVEEIEISPGEAEKFKLNFIPDHVSLIANMSAPLLCLRPSFHGFEILPEFNFAVVSPRRQISGCLSRNAAKLIVVSWPGHALDTISKWKAKVFATECSDRSFALGCDCTRQYGCANRELFQLISSVDSATEGRVFSTALSQLVNVIEAPKFSRLTMVPPEASEGLRRLATEVREDPAGDWTLARAAEVATYSQFHLSRTFRAEFCIGFPEFVERTRLEVAISNLKADRPDFTKAAEHAGFSSAASLRDAIRRIFGLAASDFKRVR